The Paenibacillus sp. FSL H7-0357 nucleotide sequence ACCAGATAAAGCACGGCAACAACCTGCTTCTGGTTAAGACCGGCCTTGAGCAGGCGGTAATGCACCTGGGTGGCGTCGGCCTGATAGATCGATTTGCCTTGGATGAAGCGTTTGACGACGACAAAGATATTATCGAAAATCGGCACGCCAAGCGCTAATATCGGGATGAATAACGACAGCACCGTTGCCTGCTTGAACGCGCCGTCCAGTGCGATCACGGCCAGAATGAAGCCGAGGAAGGTGGCGCCTGCGTCACCCATGAAGATTTTGGCTGGTGCCTTGTTGTAGCGCAGATAGGCAAGTGTAACTCCGACGAGAGCAATAGCCATAATTGCGGAAGTAGATTGCCCCTTGGTCACAGCGACAATAAACAGGGTGACTGCCGAAATGGCCGTGAGTCCCCCGGCTAATCCGTCCATGCCGTCAGAGAAGTTAATGACAGTAGTTACGCCGAAGATCCAGATGATCGTCAGCACGAACTGCAGAATAACCGGCAGGGAGATGTAATCCCCGGAGAACGGATTAATGAACCCGGTAAAGGCATTACCGGAGAGAAAAACAAGGATTGCCGCTGCAATCTGTACGATAAACTTGGGCAGTGCCGGGAAGTCCTTGCCCTTGGTTTTGTACCAGTCATCAATGGTGCCTATAGTCAGCAGCAGCACACCGCCGATGAACAGGGCTAGTGTCTCCAGTGAGAAGTCACGGGCAAACAGCAGATATGTAATGAAAAATCCGATAAATATGGCATAGCTGGCTGTCAGAGGGATGGGCTCCCTATGTATTTTGCGTTCGACATCCTGACGGGGCTTGTCCACAAAATCAAGCCGGAAAGCCAGTTTGCTAAGCGGAGGAATCAGCCAATAGACGATGAAAAATGACACCAGAAACGATAAAACGTATAAAATGACAATCACCACCGTTGATTTTTTTAAGCAGGTCTGTCTAAATTATATCGCAGAAGCAGAACGTTTGTCGACGAAACATAAAACTGGAGGAGAATTATGAAATACGAGGTTATTTTATTTGATGCCGATGATACGCTGTTTGACTATGGAATGGCGGAAGGACAGGCTTTTCTAAATGTGTTTGCCCATTTCGGGCTGCCGACGGGGGCGGAGGAATATGCGGCCAGCTACCGCGAGATCAATCAGGCGCTGTGGAAGGATCTGGAGCAGGGGCGGATTACCTCGGCGGCGCTCAGGGTGGAACGGTTCAACCGGTTGTTTGCGCGCCACAAGCTCGAATACAGTCCGGAGGCCTTCAGCGAAGTCTACTTGCGCTTTTTGGGTGAGGGGACCTATTTGATTCAGGGGGCGGTGGAACTGTGCGGCGGGCTCACCGGCTGCAGGCTTGCGATTATCACGAATGGAATCAAAGATGTGCAGTTGTCCAGAATTCAAGGCTCGCCACTCTGCAATACGTTTGAGCAGATTATTATTTCCGAGGAGGCAGGCTCGCAGAAGCCGGAGCCCGGGATTTTCGATTATGCTTTTGCCAAGCTTGGGATTACGGATAAGGGAAAAGTATTGATTGTGGGCGATTCTTTGACATCGGATATTCAGGGCGGGATGAATTACGGGATCGACACCTGCTGGTTCAATCCGTTGGAAAAAGCCAATGAAGCGGGGATTAAGCCTACATATGAAATCCGGGATCTGTCCGAGCTTCTTGGAATTATCGCCTGAAGTTGGAGGGTTAACAGGTTGAAAAGCTCTCCCGGTGTTAAATAGTATTAAGGCGCAAAATTCAATTCCACATCATTCTAATATACGGGAGAGGTTTGCTATGAATAAAAAATGGCTGATTGCCACAATTGTAGCCGGCTTGGCCGTAACCGGTTCTGCTGGCGTATACGCAGGAAGTAAATTGCAGCAGATCAAGGCTTACTTGAATCATGGACTCGGTATTGTTGTAGACGGAACTCCCTACTGGCTGAAGGATGCCAACGGCAAAACCTTGGCTCCGATCACCTATGAGGGGACGACGTATTTGCCGATCCGCTCCATCGCAGATGCCCTGGACGTGCCAGTTGCCTATGATGCGGTTAATTCCAAAGTGAGAATCGGCAGCGGGGCCGAAACTGGAGCAGCGTCAGGAAGCTCTGGAAGCACCGGAGGTACTGCGGGTTCCGGGAACTACGGCAGCGGCACAAGTACTCCGGCGGCGGGTGTGAAGCGGCCTGCTAATCTGCCGAAGGATTTTCCGATTCCGGCAGATGCCGTGGTTGCAACAACTTTGGATACGGATTCGGGCGGAGTCATGAAGGCCTCCTTTACTTATATGACCCAGGAGACATTGGGTACGATGGGGTTCGTGTATAGTGAATATGCCCGGATTAAACGGTCGGAGAATACATCAGAGACGGTAACTGCAACAACTGTGAAGATTACCGGCAAACTGGGCGGAATCAGCCCGGTCTCCATCTCAGGCCGAGCTTCGACAGCACAGCCCGGCTATAACGTTTTCACCGTTACCTGGTCGGAAATTTAAATATCGTGCTGTAGAATTCAGTATTATGAACAAAGCCGCATTCACAGAGAATGCGGCTTTGTTATATAAGAGGCGTGCCTCAGTATTTAAAAACTAACAGACAGCCGGATTAAGACTGCTGGCGGGTATCAAGCGGCTTCAGATGAGCTTCAATCTGTGCGCGCTTCGATTCCAGAAACGGCGGCAGGGCAAGCGATTCTCCCAGGTGCTCAAGCGGTTCGTCCGTGGCAAAGCCCGGACCGTCCGTAGCCAGCTCGAACAATATGCCATTAGGCTCGCGGAAGTAGAGGGAGCGGAAGTAGAAGCGGTCAACGAACCCGGAATTGGGCAGCTGTACTGTGCGGATGCGCTCGATCCATTGCTTTAATTCCTCTTCGTTGTCCACGCGGAAGGCCACATGGTGTACACCGCCCCGTCCGAGATGTTCCTGGGGAAGGTCATTGCGTTCCTCCAAATGCACCTCTGTGCCGGAACCGCCTTCTCCGGTTTCATATACAATGATGTCCGGCTGCCCGGCTGCGGGCGAAGGATAGCTGCCTTTGCGGCGGAAGCCAAGCAGATCCTCCAAGACTAATGCGGTGTGTTCCGCTGTTTCAACGGTTAAATGTGCGGGGCCCAGACCGACAATGGCATGCTCTGCCGGAACAGGACTCTTATCCCAGGGCTTGCCGCCGGGCACGCCCTGGTTGTTCTCATCCGAGACCAGATTGAAACGCTGTCCCTCAGGATCACGGAAGGCCAATGTCTTGCGGCCGCCCCGCTCAGTGATTTCATCATGCTCTACGCTGAACTTGGTTAAACGCTGTTTCCAATAATCAAGCGCCTTATCATCCGGCACACGCAGTGAAAGGGCAGAGATGCTGTTATTGCCGTCGCGGTTGCGTCCAGCATTCGGAAGCTCGAAGAAAGTCAATTCTGTCCCCGGATTGCCCAGCTCATCCCCGTAGAACAAATGATACACGGAGATGTCATCTTGGTTTACGGTCTTTTTAATCAGGCGCAGACCAAGCACTTCGGTGTAAAATTTGAAATTTTCCGGTGCTTTCTTTGTAATCGCGGATACGTGGTGAAGTCCTTTTAATGTTAAACTCATGGTATATTACCTCCTGTTAGTTGACTAAGCATGTATTGGAATCGTTCGGTTCATATGGAAATCGGATAGAACACAACGGCGAGTATACAGATTTGAACTGTTGTGAATATTATTAAGTTACTATAATTTTATCAGTTAATAACCTAATTTGCAATAGAGGATTTATGATCTGTACAATTTCGTGAAGGAGAGAAGCAAAAATGCACACCAAAACAGGCTTGTTTGAACAGTTGAAGGCACTTGAAATCAACCCGTCGGGGACACTGCTCGTTCATTCTTCGTTAAAAAGCATCGGTGAGGTGCAGGGAGGTGCAGACACGGTACTGGATGTGCTCAGTGAGTATATGAAGGACGGGCTGCTTGTGCTGCCGACACACACCTGGTCGTATATTAATGCCACTAATCCGCGATTTGATGTATTGAACTCCCCTGTCTGCGTCGGGATTTTGCCGGAATTGTTCCGCCGACGTCCGGGAGTGATCCGTTCCTGGCATCCGACCCATTCCGTGGCCGCCCTGGGCAAGGATGCGCAGGCGTTCATTGCCGGAGAGGAAAGCCGGGATACGCCTTGCTCACGGGATTCAGTCTATGGTAAGCTGCTCGACCGCAAAGCTGACATTATGCTGCTTGGCGTTGATTTACGGCGGAATACGTTCATCCATGGAATCGAGGAATGGGTGGATATTCCCGGCAGAATGACAGATGACCATGAGCTGCTCTACACGATTACGCCCGAAGGCGAAGAAATCGCCGTGCCTTCCCGTAGACATTGCGGACTGTCCTGGTCGCAGCATTTTTGGAAGGTGGAGCAGGTGCTTCAAGCGGGCGGTGCTTTACGCAAGGGCAGCTTTGGGGATGCCGTGGCAATGATCTGCGGCACAGTAGAAACGACTGAAATCCTAAGCCGGATGCTGGCTGTGAATCCCGATCTCTTCTCGGATAACGAACCGCTGAACGGCGAAGCAGTGCCAGAGGCGCTTCCGAAGACCAAGAGTCAGATACCTTGATGACTGCATAGTGGCTGAAAAACCTTTGTCTGTGGGCTTCAACCGCGATCTTAAGTTCAAACTATATAGCGGTTGACATCATCTGGAATAACATGGTAAGCTGGCAACAAATTTACGGGTCGGAATGGGCCAGGGGGGGTGCAGGAACAATGATGATACTAAATCGCTTTGAACAGAATGATCAAACAGGCTTCAGCGAGAGAATTCTATCCGGTGATGAGCCATCATTTGTCTCCTATAGTGACGATACGATTGTATTGCGCAGCTCCCCCTTGCTCGGCAGTATGCAGGCATAACCTGCAACTGTACACAGAGTTTTTGGGAACCCAGGCTGCGTATCTCGCAGCCTTTTTCTTTGGCCTTTTGACGGCTGGGGGAAGAGGCGGCGGAACGCAGTCTTTTTGTAGATATAAAAACTTATATGCTTCACGCTATAAATTATCCTTCTATTTCTCGCTGAAACGGATACCGTCCTTTTGTGGAAGGCAAAGCCGTTTCCACTTGTGTATGAGCTAGCTTACCCTAAATTTAAGCATTCCAGCACGGTTGAACCCATTCGTGAAAGGAGAGAGAACCATGAACGCAAAGATGAGTTGGCATGAACAATTTATAAAAAAACAGAGTCAGGAAAAGAAACAGGAGCAACCGCAACCGCTACAGCTATCGCAGCCGCAGGATCCCGCCTGCCCGCTATATGCTGTTCATCGAGATGAGCGTTATGTTTACTTGTCCGGCGGCATCTATCCTCCCGGTATCTCTCCTGCGAGGCGTAAGACAAGGGGGATTCCGATTGCAGAGCGCAGCATGGCTGCGCCGCTGCAGCTATGAGGAACAAGAGATGAGGCTGCCGGATTACGCTGGATTTTGCTGCTCCTGAAGAGGACGGCGAACCGCGTGAACCGGCAGTTTTTTATTTTGGGGTCGAAAAATAAGCTTTACGTTCAGGAGGAGAATGAAATGAATTGGAACAGCAAAACCCATGGCGGCAATCATTATGAGCTGGAGCTTCCGCACGGAGCGCTGCATGTGTTCGCCAACAAGGAAATTTACGGATCGTTTGAAGACAAAATCTTTGAGATGGCTGATAACAACCTGCGGATTCCGCGCAATAAGTATATGGGTTACACCCCCGATGCGCATGTGGGCGTAGGAACCTGCATCGGCACCACGGCAGTCTGGAATATGAAGGACGGTATGGTCTCCCCTTCAATTGTCGGCGTGGATATCGGCTGCGGGATGCGGGTACACACCACACCGCTGCTCAAGAAGGATTTGCAGGACAAAGCGGTCCGCCGCAAGCTGATTGAAGCGATTGAAAAGTATGTGCCGACGAACGAGCGCGTCAACAGCAACTATGCCGACATCGACATTATGGAGGTTGTGCGGAACGGCCTAAATGGCCTGCCCGATAAATATATTCCTTCGCCGCAGTGGATCACGCATGTGGAGGAAAGTAATTTCCGCTATGACCATGCGGCGCTGGAGCAGCTGCCGCCCAAAATCCGCAAGAATGCCCACGGACAGCTTGGCACACTGGGCAGCGGCAACCACTTTTGTGAGATTCAATATCTGGAGATTGCTGAGGAGCATAAGGAGCTGGCGGCGAAGTGGGGGCTGTTTGACGGCGGGGTTGTCGTGATGATTCATTCTGGCTCCCGGGCCTGGGGCGCAACGGTGGGCCGGGAGCATACGAAAACCATTAAGGAAGCGATGCATCTGTGGGGCGTAAGTAATCCTGATCCGAACCTGAATTACGCGCCGATCAGCAGCCGGGAAGGGCAGGCCTACCTGAACCTGATGTACTCTGCGCTGAATTTTGCCGTAACCAACCGGCATATGATCGCTTTCGGGGTGCAGGAAGCTTTCCGGGAACTGTATGGGCCGCAGTTTGAAATGCCGGTGCTGTATGACCTGATGCATAACTACGCGCTGAAGGAGTTCCACCGCGGCCAGCCGATGCTGGTGCACCGTAAAGGGGCAACCCGTGCGCTGCCGCCAGGCCATTTCCTTAACACACCTGTGTATAAGGACACAGGACATCCCGCACTGATTCCCGGCTCCATGGGTACCTCCTCGTACATCATGCTCGGGCGGGAGGAAGGCTTGAAGAACTTCTACTCCATCTGCCACGGCGCGGGAAGAGTACGCTCCAGAAGAGCTACCCGGCTGGCAGTGACAGTTGATGAGTTCAGCCAGTCACTGAAGGTGGGCACGGAGGAGGAGATCATCGTCAACCACCGTTCCCTGGAAACGATTCTGGATGAATGCCCGCAAGCCTATAAGGATGTGGACCAGATCATCGACAGCATTACGGGGGCGGATTTAGCCGATGTGGTCGCGAAGTGCAAGCCGATGGCTGTAATTAAAGGAATTTAGCTTTATTAATGAGGTACTTACAAATTATAATAGATTTGGGTATTTACGATCTGCGTGCTTAGCGGGGATTTCTGATGATCCCGCAGTGCCCGCCATTGTATGGCCGGGTATACTGCAGAGCAGATCCGGGACTTATCCTCCTTCGGGGTTCGAATCCCCATCGCCTTATAAGCGACTTTGGTAAAATTTGAGCATTACACATGAGTAGACCTTTGCCGGAGATTCTCGGCCTGTCCTTCGGGCAGGTGCCGGAAGCGCTGCTATGCAGCCGGCGGATACCGGAGCCGGGAACGGGCACGGATAGAGGGCCAGGCATTGCATAACTCTTCAGGCTGCAGGCGGGCCAAGATGTTATGCCGTGAACCCTTCCTTCGAGAACTTGCCTCTCCCGCTCCTTAAGACCGGCTCCGCAGCCGCAGCCGGGAGAATCTCCTTGCCGGGGTCGACGATCAGAGGAGCCGCCTCAAGTCAGAGAATCAAGGCGGATTCGGGAGGAACTAATGTTAAATAAAATCACGATTGCTGCCGATGAACGCGGACTACTGTTCAAGAAAGGCAGCTACGACAAATATTTAGAGCCCGGTACATACTGGTTGACAGGTTTTACAGATCAGAAAATCGAAAAGTTGAAATTAAGCGAGCCGTTCAGCGTCCCCGGCAAAGCGTTGAAAGTTTTCATCCAGGACGAAGTGCTGGTGCGTGACCTGGAGATTGTGAACGTAACCGATTATGAATATGTGCTGCATTATGAGGACGAAAGATTCCGAACCTTGCTTCCTCCCGGCCAGCATGCTTTCTGGACGAAGCTGAGCACGCACCGGTTCATCCGCGCCGATAGCCGCCAGCCGGAGATTCCGGCGGAGATTGACCGCTCCATCCTGCCGTGTTTTCCATATGCAATTCAGAGCTTTGAGGTAGCCGCACATGAAATCGGCATTCTTTATTTCAATAACATGCTGCAGCGGGAGCTGCCTCCGGGCAAATATGATTTCTGGAGAGGTCCGGTGAAGGTGGCGGTAAAAACCGTTGACCTGCGCCAGCAGCAAATGGATATGACCGGTCAGGAGATGCTGACAGAGGATAAGGTTAGCCTCAGGCTCAATTTTGTCTGCCAGTATTCGATTGTGAATCCGCAGCGGACGCTGGCGATCAAATCGGTGGAGGAACAAATGTATATCAGCCTGCAGCTGGTGCTCCGTGAATACGTCGGCAGCCTGAAGCTTGATGATCTGCTGCGGATGAAGCAGGAGGTGGGGGCTTTTGTACTCTCCCGGCTGCAGGAGCAGAGTGAAGGGTATGGTGTACAGTTCCACTCCGCCGGAGTGAAGGATATTATTCTGCCGGGAGAGATCAAGGATATTCTCAATACCGTGCTGCTGGCGGAGAAGAAGGCACAGGCGAATCTGATCACCCGGCGCGAAGAAACAGCCTCCACCCGCAGTCTGCTGAACACAGCAAAGCTGATGGATGAGAACAAAACGCTATACCGTCTGAAGGAGCTTGAGTTTCTGGAGAAAATCAGTGAGCGGATCGGCAATGTCTCTTTGGTCGGCGGAGGTACGCTGGCGGAAAGGCTCGGCCAGCTGCTGATCCATGACGGTGACGGGAAGCAGTAGTACGGCGTTTTTATTCTGCATTTTCATTTCCCTGACTGCCGGATAACCTGCCAGCGGACTTTTTTCGTAGGCGGGTTATTCTTGTATAAGCATACAATTTATAAGCATAAATGGTGACCTCAAACTTAAGTTCTGCCGCACAATCTGGCTAGTCCCTATCAATGTATGGTATATTATTCTCACAAAAAACAAAGTAAGGAGATTGGAAATGGAAAAAACATTGATCTTTGGACACAAAAATCCGGATACGGATACGATTTGTTCAGCAATTGCTTATGCGGCACTGAAAAAAGAACTGGGCTGGGATGCCGAGCCGGTTCGTCTGGGAGAAGTAAGCGGCGAGACGCAATTTGCGCTCGATCAATTTGGAGTGGCAGCTCCGCGTCTGGTAGAGAATGTGGCAGGCGAAGCTAAACAGGTTATTCTGGTTGACCATAATGAACGGCAGCAAAGCGCAAATGATATTGATCAGGTGCGGGTTGTTGAGGTTATCGACCATCACCGGATCGCCAACTTTGAAACGGCTCATCCGCTGTACTACCGTGCCGAGCCGGTTGGCTGCACAGCAACAATCCTGAACAAGCTGTACAAAGAAAACGGAGTAGCGATTCCGAAGGAAATCGCCGGTCTGATGTTGTCCGCCATTATTTCCGATTCTTTGCTGTTCAAATCGCCAACCTGCACCGGAGAAGATGTGGCAGCTGCGCGTGAGCTGGCTGAAATTGCCGGTGTGGATGCAGACAGCTATGGACTTTCCATGCTTAAAGCTGGAGCAGACCTCAGCGACAAGAGCATTGCACAGCTGATTTCCCTGGATGCCAAGGAATTCAAAATGGGTGAATACAAAGTGGAAATTGCCCAGGTAAATGCGGTGGATGTGAACGATGTGCTCTCCAAGCAGGTAGAGCTGGAAGCTGCGCTGAACACGATCATTGCTGACAAAGGACTTGATCTGTTCCTGTTCGTTGTTACAGATATCCTGAACAACGATTCCGTAGGTTTGGCTTTGGGCCGCGTTGCAGGTGCTGTAGAGCAGGCTTATAATGTAAAGCTGGATGATAACAAAGCTATTCTGAAGGGTGTAGTTTCCCGCAAATCGCAAATCGTGCCAGTGCTTACGGAAACGATTGCCAAGCTGTAACAATTGCATGGAAGACTGGACGTTATCCTGTTCCTAATCATATGATTTCAGAGAAACCGGCTGTGCCATCCTTAACAGGACGGGCCAGCCGGTTTTTTTGGCAATGCACATCTGCCGCCGTTTGGATCTACCAAATGTTCGGCTATACTGTTTTCTAATATTATGCAACTAATTGCCTTCTGAAGGGTATAAACAGCATAGTCACAGAGAGGGGGAGTAAGAATGGGGAAGATGAAAAAGAAGGTTTTGGCAGCCGTTTGTATAACGATGATTTCAGGCGGAACCAT carries:
- a CDS encoding MraY family glycosyltransferase, with the translated sequence MLYVLSFLVSFFIVYWLIPPLSKLAFRLDFVDKPRQDVERKIHREPIPLTASYAIFIGFFITYLLFARDFSLETLALFIGGVLLLTIGTIDDWYKTKGKDFPALPKFIVQIAAAILVFLSGNAFTGFINPFSGDYISLPVILQFVLTIIWIFGVTTVINFSDGMDGLAGGLTAISAVTLFIVAVTKGQSTSAIMAIALVGVTLAYLRYNKAPAKIFMGDAGATFLGFILAVIALDGAFKQATVLSLFIPILALGVPIFDNIFVVVKRFIQGKSIYQADATQVHYRLLKAGLNQKQVVAVLYLVSVCLSLSSIILLLIET
- a CDS encoding YjjG family noncanonical pyrimidine nucleotidase, whose amino-acid sequence is MKYEVILFDADDTLFDYGMAEGQAFLNVFAHFGLPTGAEEYAASYREINQALWKDLEQGRITSAALRVERFNRLFARHKLEYSPEAFSEVYLRFLGEGTYLIQGAVELCGGLTGCRLAIITNGIKDVQLSRIQGSPLCNTFEQIIISEEAGSQKPEPGIFDYAFAKLGITDKGKVLIVGDSLTSDIQGGMNYGIDTCWFNPLEKANEAGIKPTYEIRDLSELLGIIA
- a CDS encoding stalk domain-containing protein produces the protein MNKKWLIATIVAGLAVTGSAGVYAGSKLQQIKAYLNHGLGIVVDGTPYWLKDANGKTLAPITYEGTTYLPIRSIADALDVPVAYDAVNSKVRIGSGAETGAASGSSGSTGGTAGSGNYGSGTSTPAAGVKRPANLPKDFPIPADAVVATTLDTDSGGVMKASFTYMTQETLGTMGFVYSEYARIKRSENTSETVTATTVKITGKLGGISPVSISGRASTAQPGYNVFTVTWSEI
- a CDS encoding ring-cleaving dioxygenase, with amino-acid sequence MSLTLKGLHHVSAITKKAPENFKFYTEVLGLRLIKKTVNQDDISVYHLFYGDELGNPGTELTFFELPNAGRNRDGNNSISALSLRVPDDKALDYWKQRLTKFSVEHDEITERGGRKTLAFRDPEGQRFNLVSDENNQGVPGGKPWDKSPVPAEHAIVGLGPAHLTVETAEHTALVLEDLLGFRRKGSYPSPAAGQPDIIVYETGEGGSGTEVHLEERNDLPQEHLGRGGVHHVAFRVDNEEELKQWIERIRTVQLPNSGFVDRFYFRSLYFREPNGILFELATDGPGFATDEPLEHLGESLALPPFLESKRAQIEAHLKPLDTRQQS
- a CDS encoding AAC(3) family N-acetyltransferase gives rise to the protein MHTKTGLFEQLKALEINPSGTLLVHSSLKSIGEVQGGADTVLDVLSEYMKDGLLVLPTHTWSYINATNPRFDVLNSPVCVGILPELFRRRPGVIRSWHPTHSVAALGKDAQAFIAGEESRDTPCSRDSVYGKLLDRKADIMLLGVDLRRNTFIHGIEEWVDIPGRMTDDHELLYTITPEGEEIAVPSRRHCGLSWSQHFWKVEQVLQAGGALRKGSFGDAVAMICGTVETTEILSRMLAVNPDLFSDNEPLNGEAVPEALPKTKSQIP
- a CDS encoding RtcB family protein — encoded protein: MNWNSKTHGGNHYELELPHGALHVFANKEIYGSFEDKIFEMADNNLRIPRNKYMGYTPDAHVGVGTCIGTTAVWNMKDGMVSPSIVGVDIGCGMRVHTTPLLKKDLQDKAVRRKLIEAIEKYVPTNERVNSNYADIDIMEVVRNGLNGLPDKYIPSPQWITHVEESNFRYDHAALEQLPPKIRKNAHGQLGTLGSGNHFCEIQYLEIAEEHKELAAKWGLFDGGVVVMIHSGSRAWGATVGREHTKTIKEAMHLWGVSNPDPNLNYAPISSREGQAYLNLMYSALNFAVTNRHMIAFGVQEAFRELYGPQFEMPVLYDLMHNYALKEFHRGQPMLVHRKGATRALPPGHFLNTPVYKDTGHPALIPGSMGTSSYIMLGREEGLKNFYSICHGAGRVRSRRATRLAVTVDEFSQSLKVGTEEEIIVNHRSLETILDECPQAYKDVDQIIDSITGADLADVVAKCKPMAVIKGI
- a CDS encoding slipin family protein, producing the protein MLNKITIAADERGLLFKKGSYDKYLEPGTYWLTGFTDQKIEKLKLSEPFSVPGKALKVFIQDEVLVRDLEIVNVTDYEYVLHYEDERFRTLLPPGQHAFWTKLSTHRFIRADSRQPEIPAEIDRSILPCFPYAIQSFEVAAHEIGILYFNNMLQRELPPGKYDFWRGPVKVAVKTVDLRQQQMDMTGQEMLTEDKVSLRLNFVCQYSIVNPQRTLAIKSVEEQMYISLQLVLREYVGSLKLDDLLRMKQEVGAFVLSRLQEQSEGYGVQFHSAGVKDIILPGEIKDILNTVLLAEKKAQANLITRREETASTRSLLNTAKLMDENKTLYRLKELEFLEKISERIGNVSLVGGGTLAERLGQLLIHDGDGKQ
- a CDS encoding manganese-dependent inorganic pyrophosphatase, coding for MEKTLIFGHKNPDTDTICSAIAYAALKKELGWDAEPVRLGEVSGETQFALDQFGVAAPRLVENVAGEAKQVILVDHNERQQSANDIDQVRVVEVIDHHRIANFETAHPLYYRAEPVGCTATILNKLYKENGVAIPKEIAGLMLSAIISDSLLFKSPTCTGEDVAAARELAEIAGVDADSYGLSMLKAGADLSDKSIAQLISLDAKEFKMGEYKVEIAQVNAVDVNDVLSKQVELEAALNTIIADKGLDLFLFVVTDILNNDSVGLALGRVAGAVEQAYNVKLDDNKAILKGVVSRKSQIVPVLTETIAKL